AACTTTGcatttaccaaaaaaaaaaatcaaattttgcCCATGAGTTATGCAAAAACATTGGTACTACCGAATTATTGGGTTTTACCTCCAGCTTTCTTGATTGTGCTTCAGCCTTGGCGCTCTCCAGGTTAACCCAAGCCTGGATCTTTGCCTCTTCCCTTTGATACCTAATCAAACAGGAATACAAGAAAACTCAACAAAATCATATCTGAAATTCTGAATCCATTATCTGATCTTTCTGCAATGCTATGTGCAGTGCAGCattgcacacacacacacacctgaTGCAGCTCTTGGCCCTGTCATCATCGTCCCACCGGCAGTCGCCGCCGTGTTTATCGCAATGTGGCGCACCGCCGGCACCGACGGTGGCCTCGAAGTGCCGCAGGCTCTTGGacacctcctcttcctcctcctccttggagCTCCAGTTAACAAGCATGGCGTCGAACCGCGCGCCCAGGTCCAGCTTGGCGAGGTGGCAGTCCGCCAGCTCCGAGATGTCCatcccgccgctgccggcgtaCGGCACCAGCGGCCCCGACCGGCTCGCCGGCGTGTTGTGCCGCACCGGGGAGGTGCTCTTGAGCGGCGTGTGGCACGAGCTCCCCAGTGGCGTCATCTCCGTGCCAATGTCCCTCCgctggtcgccgccggcggccgccgccgcgcccttcgccggcgccggctcgcAGTACGCGCTCCGGAACACGAAGGTCTCCTTCGACGGCTCCTCGTTGTCCGTGAACTTGTCTGCGATTCAATCCAGCATCTTGCAAGCTCAGCATCAATGGACGAACAAATTCCAGTGACAAATCAGAGCAACAAATCCTGCGAGAAATAAATGAAATGTCACCTTTGAGGAGCACTTCTGCCGGCGGCGCGTACAGCGCGAGCGCGTGGGCGTCCGAGAGCGCGTCCACCGATCTcctcaccgccaccgccgcccgcttctcctcctcgccgccgccgcctctcggaCCCAGCCCGCTGCTCCGCTGCCTGGAGAACGCGACCTTGCCGGTGCCGTGGTGGTGGTCGGAGTCCGACGACTGCCGCAGCCACTTCTCGGCATCCTCCCACTTGGACGGCACCGACCTCCTGGGGGCGACGAGCTGGTGGTGGTGCGCGGGGCTCGCGAAGAACTGCATCGGCCGCCCCGGCGTCGCCGGGACGAGCTGCTGCGGCGGCTCCGCGCGTCGCCTCTGCGCTGAGGCcgcggaggacgacgacgaggaagtGGTGGAGGCCTCGTGGTTGCTGCTCCTACCGGGgccgttgctgctgctgctcctggtcATGGTGATGGTGGCCATGGGGAAGGAGGTCCTCACGAGCTCGGAGCTCTCCGTGCGGTTCAGGCTGCCGAGCGTGTCACTGAATGTGGGcccaaacacgttgccaccgccgcctcctcttcctcctccggctgcTGTAGCGGCTCCTACTCCATGGAACGAGTTCTGCAGCGGATCGATGGAGCAAGAAAAATGAGATTGTGAGGCAAAGATGGGAACAGCAGCTTCAAGAAACAGCCATCAGCTTGCTTTGTTACTGATTTTGTTGGATGAAGAGACTAGAGAGCAAGTGGCGAAAAGGAGGTGCTTGTCACTTACTCGTCTTGTGGAGGACGCCAAGGTTGAAGAAGAGGACTTGAGCTCCATGGGAGAGTGTGTGCTCCTCTGGGTATGTGATGTGTGCTAGACCTGGGCATCctccgggccgggtcgggttcgggtcgggcaaAAAAAAGCACGGTGTTTTTTctagcggcccgtgcccgacccgacccggtggccgggccgtaaaattgagcccgcacccgacccgatagccagtcgggtcgggtcgggttcgggtcgggtcgggtcgggccgggcctatgtaaaatgtcggattccttcgggtttttcgggtttcgggtcaaaatttttagcccgtgcccggcccgtcagtcataccgggtcaaaaattttgacccgagcccgcccatcaaactcttcgggtcggatcgggtcgggctattttcgggcgggttgggtcgggtccgtcgggtcgggcagcccatgcccaggtctaatgTGTGCTACACCCTGACTGAGCTTTAGGTCTGTTTAGATGAAACGCAAAAActttttgcgttggaatcttactaatttgaagtactaaattgTCTGCGTGGTCACGAAGATAACAAGCTACACTTGTCTGGACTTGTGGCCTATGATCAGGAGGTCCCTGCTCTAATCTTGCTAGGTAATAGTCAATTAGCCACCATTAAACACTGCCTTGTCAGACACTCACACTTGCCTGGAATCCTGCACACACTACCCATGGGATACTGCCTACAGCCTACAGCCAAGAAGAGGCCTCTGGCCTGAAATCTGAatatcatttttatttttttacaaagAATCCTATACCCAGGAGGATGTAGTTTCAGTATTTAAAATGCCACCTACATGTATAGAAAAAAATGTCCAATACGACCAGCTTGTCATGTTCCATTGACCATTCTGAATGTCCAGCGTCACTGGCTCAGCCAGTTATTACAGCAAGCAGGTCAGGTTTGGTTTCTTTGTGCTAATAAGCACCACGAATTTTTTTTATGTATGgaatactaaacgaagtttatttgtaaaactttttcacggatggatgtaacttttcgcgacaaatctagtgacggtaattaatcgatgattggctacagtaatactacagtaaccaaacTCTAATCGttcggtcaaaggtctcattagattcatctcgcgaagtagcgcaggagtTGTGGAGCTAGTTTTATAAACTATCTTCATTTAATCTTCATTTAGTACCcataattattggtcaaaatttgtgCTACTTGTACTATGCTCCAAACCAAACAGAGCCCCATCATGCATGGCCGGTGCTGGTATGGAAGGTTGCTCGCATCATTCACGGCGTGCCTCACCTCATCTACGGCCGGCTGTCGTTTGGGTAGGTTCTGAGGCCAGCACCCTCCCATAGACTCTTGAATTCGCTGTAGGCAGTCTGTGACTCCTGGTGTGCTACAGTTCTGTGCCGTAGAAACTTTTTATCCCCTTGGCAACGGCAATGGCAATGGTTCTGACCCCAGCGACAAAGAGGCAAATGGAAATTGCCTTGCGTGTACAGTAGTTGAAACATGACATTTTTTTGGTGTCTCCAACAGTAGGAGAGGCAAATGCATTCGAGGAAAGGCCACTGCCGAACCGTGACCGCACCCGCTGCCATCTGAAATGCATTtgagaagagagagagtgtaTATTTGCATTGTCTCTCTACTCCAAGGCAGTTTGCCTTCGCTTTTGCCTCGTCTGTTGGAGAAGGTGCAGGATATGCACAGTACCGAGCGGAGATGCATTTTTcgagggtgtttagttggtaaaaaagtttggatttgggtactgtagcatgtttcgttgttatttgataattaatgtctaatcatggattaattaatgtcgttagattcatctcgtggaaatcagtcagactgtgtaattagttatttcttttaactacatttaatacttcatacatatgtctaaaaattcgatgtgatgagtactgtagaaaaaaatttggaaactaaacCGGGCCTTCATTTGCCTCGCGTGATTCCTCGTCTGTTGAGGTCAGCCTAGGCACCATCTTTTGATCTTTTCTGAAGCATACCTGCACAAAGGCTGCCTTTCCGGATGATggtgcattcatggacacagaTTAGTCTAATAGTCTTGCAGGGTACGCACACTCCGGAGGTGATAATGGTTCATCATCTCTACTATGTCAAATCGACAGTCGTACAGCAATTGGTCGTAGAGTTCCTGCAACCTTCTTCCAAATGAGACTACCCATCTTACCAGTACTGCATCTTACAACGATTGCACTGTGACTGTGAGCAGCATGCATGGATAATCCAGAGTGTAcaaattttctttttcctcttcatAGCAGCAGCTGCTCATCTATATGGCTACCAATTCACTGCACTGCCATTCTTCTGCGTTGGCATTGGCCCGATACAGCTACAGCCTGAATCTCTGAATCGCTGACGAAGCTTCTCTTTCTTTGCTCACTTGCCTGTATGTCCTCTTGGGTAATGGCAGCTAGGATCATAAATCAGCCCCAGTAAAAACTGCCAATACAGTCCTCCACGCCACGCATTTCTGTTCCTTGTTGTTGCCCTTTTCTGAACGATGATGCGCGTGCACTCTGGTCTTGGTCTCCTCGTCGCAGGCTGCTTGCCTGCCCTGCATTATCATTAACCCACATGCTGCCACGATTTACTGGTGCACTGGTAGACTCTAGCTCTATGAAGATCCTCACTTCATTTCCCTTGCTGTGGAGCAGGCAGCAGTAAAACTGTAAAACATTGGACGCACGCCTGACGACTCCGGCAAACGTATATTCAGACATTCATCATACCTGCAAGATAGCAGGACCCCCCTTTTGTAATCTTTTCGTCGGAGGTAAATAAATAAACAGATAAATGAACAATGCAAAGATCACATGCGTAAAGACGATGCTGGGTATGGCTAGGCTAGGGATCACATGCGAAAGCTACGATGGCTTGTTTTGTTTCCCCTCAGAACAGGAAAAGGCAGGGGTCCTGCCTGCCTGCGGCCTGACGAGTGCCACGCTCGGCTGGTTATAGCTCGGCTTATTAACGAGCTGGctcagctcggctcgttatacAAACGAGCCAGCAGactagctcggctcggctcgctaaACAGCTCGAGCCAGCTCATCCTCCATGACAGGTGGCGGTGGGAAGCGGCGCACTGATGCGGGCGGCGCCAGCGTGCTGCGCGCGTAGGGCTATATTCCAGTATACAGTACGTATTAGTTAGGCTAGATTCCAGTATTCCAATCGACAGTTTTCTTTTGCCCTGCTCACGCGCCGAGCTTGCAAATCGCGATCGCGGCCTCGGCGTGTCTTTCTAGCTTCCGCACCTTTCGCAGTTCCACGCCGGGCGCGTGAGCCGCGACTGTCgaggccggccgcgcgcgcgcggccgacgGCAGGCCGCAGGCAAGACGCAGGCACAACGGCCAACAGCGTCGGCGCCGCTCGACGGGAAGCCTGGATCAGCCGACCAGGACGCTGGACGCATCACGCATGTGATGATGCACGCAGGCAAGCAGCACGCAAGCGGCCATCATCTATATTTATATTCATGTACCTGACCACGGCGGACGGCCCGGCGCCGTCCCGCAGCGGCTGCCGACGAGTCCGCGGCGCTCCCCTCCCTCATCCCTCCGCGTTCTCGTCTCGCCACGCCACGGCCCGGCGGTGCGGCGCTGGCGAGGTCCGGCGAGACCGCTGATGCCTCCCGATCCGGCTGTTGGGTGGCTCGGCCACCGATTCCTGCCGCAGCAAGGGCACTGGGAAGAgttcgccgcggccgccaccgccggcgcgtgCGCCGACCACCACGGCCCCGGGGGACGGTATTTGTCACCGTCCGGgctggacggtatttcaatCACCGTCCGCCCTTGAGTGATTTCAGCCGTAGGATCGCGTCTCTGCGGCTAAGATCGGATCTGAGGGAGCGTTGGGCGGTATCTTTCGTGGGCCGCTGCCAAAAAGCGTTTGTCTGGGCCACGCCAAGTAAAGGCCCAATTCCCTGAGCCGATTACCGACCTGCAAGTTTCGACGAGCGACTGAAGCGAGGCCAGCAGA
The genomic region above belongs to Panicum virgatum strain AP13 chromosome 8N, P.virgatum_v5, whole genome shotgun sequence and contains:
- the LOC120686877 gene encoding uncharacterized protein LOC120686877, whose translation is MELKSSSSTLASSTRRNSFHGVGAATAAGGGRGGGGGNVFGPTFSDTLGSLNRTESSELVRTSFPMATITMTRSSSSNGPGRSSNHEASTTSSSSSSAASAQRRRAEPPQQLVPATPGRPMQFFASPAHHHQLVAPRRSVPSKWEDAEKWLRQSSDSDHHHGTGKVAFSRQRSSGLGPRGGGGEEEKRAAVAVRRSVDALSDAHALALYAPPAEVLLKDKFTDNEEPSKETFVFRSAYCEPAPAKGAAAAAGGDQRRDIGTEMTPLGSSCHTPLKSTSPVRHNTPASRSGPLVPYAGSGGMDISELADCHLAKLDLGARFDAMLVNWSSKEEEEEEVSKSLRHFEATVGAGGAPHCDKHGGDCRWDDDDRAKSCIRYQREEAKIQAWVNLESAKAEAQSRKLEVKIQKMRSNLEEKLMRRMTTVHRRAEEWRATAQAQHLQRAAAAAGSGTRRLKAASHHRHLPGSDAASCGCFPCSSNVVSGNLLNYY